The sequence GCTTCCGGCTTCTGCTATGTTAACGATATCGTCCTCGCCATCCTCACTCTCCTTGAGCACCACGACGTGAGCCCCTGCTTCTCTCCTCGCTCTCGATCCATCCGTCGAGCACCTTTTCCTTTTCCTCACCTTCCTTTTTCTATTTACTGGTTTTCTTCTTACCTTTGAATGATCGCACCTTTTTGTGCTGCCTCAATCCAATATCTTCTCTATTTTCCTTTGAGCAAATAGATGTTGTCAACAAAATATGACCGTAACGATGGCTTCATCGACATACCGTCTACTAAGAACAATGACCCCCAAGGGACTTACTGCTTCTGGCTTGACTGGGTTTTTTTTCACATTCTCGTATCATGCAaagatttttcttcctttgatctTGGGATTAGATCGAGGTGATGTTGCTTTCCTTGTTTCAATCAGCAATCCTTTGAGAGGTTCCTCTGTTTTTGCATCTAGATTCAGTTCTGATATTTTTTGACATTATTACCTTCCCTAAATCGCGCTATTGACTTGAGAAGATTTTCTTGAATTGCTTTGTTTGCTCTTGAGATTAGGGTTCTCGTACAACACAAGTGTTTGAAGAGATATATGCACTTATATTCTCGAATTGCTGCTTAGGAATTTTTGCCAGATTTAACTCGTACCAATCCTGGAGCTGCAATTGCACACGTTTGACCAAATGACAGACAAGTACATCGTGAAATCCTTCTGGCCTTTTAGACACCATAACCAGCTTCATCTTACATAAAATGTGTTTGTTAAATCCCCAGTCCTTTGTGAATGGTGCTGCTTACTTAGCAGTTACCAAGGAGTCTAACAAAATAATCAGTAACACAAAACCCAGTTCACCGTTAACATATATTTGGATCGATATGATCCAAGACGAGTTTATTCATCTTAAATAAATTAAATGTTTGTGAAATCCCAGCTCTTTTTGAGTAGTGCAGATTACATAACAGTTACTGAGGAAGGAGCCTCACAAAATAATCAGTAATCACAAAACCCAGTTCACCATTGTTATATATTTGGATCAATATGATCTGGGATGAGTTTATTGATGGTTTGATATGGTGCATTTGATTGACAAGCTGCAGTTGCTCATGTTCATTTCGAGTTCTATCTTAGTGTACTCCGTCTTCTTTTATTCCACTCTTCTTCAGTGACATGTTCATTTCTTATCTGGTTGCAGCGTGTTCTCTATGTAGACATTGATATTCACCATGGAGATGGGGTAGAGGAGGCCTTTTACACAACAGATAGAGTAATGACGGTCTCATTCCATAAATTTGGTGATTATTTTCCTGGGACTGGGGATATACGTGATATTGGATATGGTAAAGGAAAATATTATGCATTAAATGTCCCTTTGGATGATGGAATTGATGATGAAAGCTACCATTATCTTTTCAAACCTATCATGGCAAAGGTCATGGAAGTTTTCAGGCCCGATGCTGTGGTACTTCAGTGTGGTGCTGACTCCTTATCTGGAGACAGGTTGGGTTGTTTCAACCTTTCTGTCAGAGGCCATGGAGAGTGTGTAAGATATATGAGATCTTTTAATGTGCCACTGATGCTGCTTGGTGGTGGTGGATATACAATACGTAATGTTGCTCGCTGCTGGTGCTACGAGGTATAAAGGACGTATCTTGTGCCATTTAACTACTTAGTTTCcttgcatattcatcaatcatagcTTTTACCAGGTGCCTTGTGCAGCCTTTCGTCAGACTTTTATAATTCTGATAGCTATCTTCCATGTGTCCCTAAAGTGGATCGGTTTGTTGTTTGCATCTGAAGCAGTCATGTTTTAAATTTCTTGTCATGGTATGCTTGTTGCTGAGAATGTCGATGCTTTAGTTAATTCTGTCATTAGTTTCATGTCATGCTTGACATTTGATGAATACTTCTTCTTTTGGATATTGTTACGTTTTCTGATTTAATGAGCATAACCTTCACTCGTTGTGCCGTTGCCTGTCTGCATCGCCCTTGTTAAAACTATTTAGAAAGGTCTGGTTAGCTAATGTTTGACCTCTTTTACTTTTGAAagtgttaaaaaaaaattctgtGAATGTAACATGCAGTGTCTTCGCAACTTGATGAATTCTTCTGACTAATTTCTAATCACATTTAGTTTTTCAACTTTGGAGCAGACAGGAGTTGCCCTTGGTGTTGAAGTGGAGGATAAGGTGCCTGATCATGAATACATTGGGTATTTTGCCCCAGACTATAATATCCATGTTGCAACAAGTAACATGGAAAACAAGAATTCACGCAAGTCGTTGGATGACATAAAGGTAAAACTACTAGAATATCTTTCAAAGCTCCAACATGTTCCAGGTGTTCAGTTTCAGGAACGACCGACTGATATGGATCTCGAGGAGGTACTGTTCTTCTCCCAATGTTTCCAGCTTGCGGTATGATTGGGCTCAAAAAATAATCACATTTTCTTGGAATAACCAAGACCTATTGACTGTTGATTTGATGTGATCGATTTTCACTAGTCTTGTGTTCTGTAGTCTCTCATCATTCTTTATTCTGAATGGATCAAAGTGaaataataattgaaatattgGAACTTTCAACTTTCTTTGACCATTATGATATGATTCCTACATATTTCATGccaaccaagtaatttgctatgccaCGATTAAACTTGATTTTGCTATTGTAGACTTATTGTTATGTTGTCAGTTTTCCTGTTTCTATGAATAAATCTGCAAGCATAAACTGATTGATGTATTGATGTTTATTTTTGTATGCCATTGAGATCTTTAAATCAAGGTTTCATCCATTTGAGAATCAGGAAATGCAAAATTTCTGATGCATTATTGTGGTTTGTCAACAACATCGTATAAAGCAGTCTCATGTTAGTACTAATTCAATCTAAAATTTAGGATCAGTAATTATGATGATGGTGTCAACCACAGACTAGTGGCTATCTCTAATTTTGGCAACTTTTTGCTGGCTTCCTTTGATGGTCCAGAAGTCACTATTAACTCATAAAAAGTTACAAAATTAAACTTCAAATTTGATTCCTTTACTGGATGTTCACCAAAACTGATGTTTAATTTGTATGTTACAATACTTTATGATAATCCTTCTgtcaaattttttatctttaagaaGCAACTTTTTGCCTATGTTGGAACTCGGAACTAGTCTTGTAGAACACTTGGGAGCATGTGCCATTAATTTAAAAGTTAAAAGGATATTTTGGCTTATTATAGCTATCACAGAGCTTGTTTAACATAGTAGTGTGGACTACCGCATGTTAGATCTTCAACAAATCAGGATTGGTATGGTCTTTGAAAAgtagctttcatttttttttttttggatttttttaaaaatttgtttGAATGATGTATGGCTGAATCATGCATCTGAGGGCTCTCTGCAAGCAACAAGACATACATGCAACTTTTTTGTTTGTAGCGTTGAATTGGTATAACTAGATGATGCGCCACTGAAATTACATCTGAAGTTTAGTTTCTGAGCaataaaatgattttttattcatttgTATTCTTAATCCTTTTTTCCTCTTTTAATTCTTTGTGTTCTTGTCTCTAGTTTTAATCGTCATTGGTATTCTTAAGCTTGAAATTCACTTTCTCTGGCATGGTATATATAGAGATCTAAAGAGTTGGTCATGCTGGCTGGCGTGGCACAAGTATTCTGGCATTAGTCATCTGCCCTTGCCGGTGTGCATAAACTTTATTAATGGGGTACCAGCATTGTGCCTGGGCACTTTCAAACTTGACATAAGCATGACAGCCTGCATATTGCAGCACATGCTGTCTCATTAATATGGTATGATAATCATTGTTTGATTCTAACCATAGAAACTGTGAGCAATCACTGAAATATGGCATTGGAATAAATGGATAAATTGATACTTGTTATTACAAGTATATTGGTCATTTATTAAAATGGATCCATGTATGAAATGGAACTCCCAACTCTGAGAACTAATTATAATTAAGTAATTATCACTAAGAGTAGATAATTACTTAATTATAATTATCATACAGAATCTGATATTCACTACCAGTTGGATGATGCAGCATATCCTTGCAATCACCTGGTTTCATATGCTCCATGTAGTGTAGGCAAGGAACCAAGATATGGGTCAAGTAGCAGCAAATGGAAGCTATATGAAAGTGCTTCAAAGATAAGACATAATATGTGTGAATTACTTGTTAATGGAGCAACAAGATTTTACCAGCTGGTGCACCGAATTCAGTATAAGCTTTTGGCTTGTAGGAGTTGGCTTATAGTGAAAATTATTTAGTTTGGTGTTGGCTAACTTTCTCGAGGGATGAGATAATGTTGTTATGTATCAACAAATTGCATCTGCAACTTGCTTATTATCTTGTTGATTATGGTAGTCTAATGCTAACATCTAGGAAAAGGTTCATCGAGGCTAACGAGAAATGCTGGAAATTTTATAACAAGTTGTATATACATAAATTAAAAAACAAGTTATACAAATGTTGTATCAGGTGTAGTGGCAAATAGCTACACATAAAGCTAAAATTTATCATGGTGCTTATATTGACAAATTAGGTAAGCTCTTTTTCAGACTCGTACACAAAAAATTTGGAAGCAAAACGATAATCAACGAAACCATATTTCTTCTGCTGTATTCCCAATGTAGAGATGTTTGCAAGTTTGATGACTGCATAACCCTTATCAGCATCCATGAttaatcaaattttattttattttttatattttttcatccAGGAAAATGAGGACCAGGAGGATACAAATGAAAAAAATGATCATAACTCTGACAGGGATGAAAGGCCCGAATCTTGAGAGATCCCATGGTAATCATCTTCTTTATGGCAATAGGATCATTTTCAGTCGAAGATGACCTCCAAATAACATTCAGAATTCAGTAGTTGCAGCTTAACATTGTAAATGTAAGAGCTTTTGTGCAGTCTTGAAATTTGGAAGTTACTAGAACAATAGGCTTGCATCATGACAATCTTTCTATCTTCTCTTCAAGGGATGTGGAATTGAGAATCAGTAATTCAGTTTTAACCTCTATGTATTTAGAACATTCGGACATACAGATGAAGACCTTTTTAATGATGGAAGTATCTGTTTGAGCCATCGGAGCTTTTCTGTGTCTCCTGATTCGTGTTGCGAAAAGGTACCCTGTCAAAACGTCGGTGCATTCTTTTGATTCGAAGGCTTTACCCGTGAAGTCTTAGTTTAAAGCAGTAGTCGTATGCTTGAATGAACTGTTGTAATTCGTggattacaattttttttttgtttccctgACATTTTGCTGCAAACATGCGTGTAAATTGCATTATCATTAAAACTTTATGATCATTATTATGGTTATGATTGCAAATGTAAATTTCTTATGTAGTATTTGGTTCTTGCTTTCGTCTCACAAGAAGTTATTTTCTTGAACTTTTCATATAGACAATGCTTTTAATTGTTTCATTAggtattcttttttctttctttctttcattcattCATATGATGCAAGGATGTTATTCCT comes from Musa acuminata AAA Group cultivar baxijiao chromosome BXJ3-3, Cavendish_Baxijiao_AAA, whole genome shotgun sequence and encodes:
- the LOC135583091 gene encoding histone deacetylase 1-like isoform X2; this encodes MDGGGNSLPSVAGAAATKRRVCYFYDSEVGNYYYGQGHPMKPHRIRMTHALLERYGLLGGMRVLRPSPADDRILRRFHADDYVAFLRSANPEALSDPGALRRFNVCDDCPVFDRLYEFCQVYAGASVGAAKELNRGHADIAINWSGGLHHAKRCEASGFCYVNDIVLAILTLLEHHDRVLYVDIDIHHGDGVEEAFYTTDRVMTVSFHKFGDYFPGTGDIRDIGYGKGKYYALNVPLDDGIDDESYHYLFKPIMAKVMEVFRPDAVVLQCGADSLSGDRLGCFNLSVRGHGECVRYMRSFNVPLMLLGGGGYTIRNVARCWCYETGVALGVEVEDKVPDHEYIGYFAPDYNIHVATSNMENKNSRKSLDDIKVKLLEYLSKLQHVPGVQFQERPTDMDLEEENEDQEDTNEKNDHNSDRDERPES
- the LOC135583091 gene encoding histone deacetylase 1-like isoform X1; this encodes MDGGGNSLPSVAGAAATKRRVCYFYDSEVGNYYYGQGHPMKPHRIRMTHALLERYGLLGGMRVLRPSPADDRILRRFHADDYVAFLRSANPEALSDPGALRRFNVCDDCPVFDRLYEFCQVYAGASVGAAKELNRGHADIAINWSGGLHHAKRCEASGFCYVNDIVLAILTLLEHHDRVLYVDIDIHHGDGVEEAFYTTDRVMTVSFHKFGDYFPGTGDIRDIGYGKGKYYALNVPLDDGIDDESYHYLFKPIMAKVMEVFRPDAVVLQCGADSLSGDRLGCFNLSVRGHGECVRYMRSFNVPLMLLGGGGYTIRNVARCWCYETGVALGVEVEDKVPDHEYIGYFAPDYNIHVATSNMENKNSRKSLDDIKVKLLEYLSKLQHVPGVQFQERPTDMDLEEVLFFSQCFQLAENEDQEDTNEKNDHNSDRDERPES